The following proteins are co-located in the Silene latifolia isolate original U9 population chromosome 1, ASM4854445v1, whole genome shotgun sequence genome:
- the LOC141617451 gene encoding transcription factor MYB48-like isoform X2, with protein MTPHEEKLVLELHSQWGNRWSRIAQRLPGRTDNEIKNYWRTHMRKQAQEKKREVSPSSSSSSSPSSYSSSNSTAVNSKRANETTGSFQSTEASDRSALQENIYKKGENKKDEELFSMDDIWKEITSEDEPIKPVYDGYSEGNSFQCPTMASPLWEYCPDTLWRLDEDASKMLFC; from the exons ATGACTCCACATGAAGAGAAGCTTGTTCTTGAACTTCATTCACAGTGGGGAAACAG ATGGTCACGGATTGCTCAAAGATTACCAGGAAGAACGGATAATGAGATCAAAAACTATTGGAGAACACATATGCGGAAGCAAGCCCAAGAGAAGAAACGAGAAGTATCTCcgtcctcctcatcatcatcatcgccaAGTTCCTATTCCTCGTCAAACAGTACAGCAGTGAATTCAAAAAGAGCTAATGAGACAACTGGTAGCTTTCAGAGCACAGAAGCTTCTGACAGATCAGCCCTGCaagaaaatatatataaaaaaggtGAGAATAAAAAGGATGAAGAATTATTCTCCATGGATGACATATGGAAAGAAATTACTTCAGAAGATGAACCAATTAAACCAGTATATGATGGGTACAGTGAAGGAAACAGTTTCCAATGTCCAACAATGGCTTCTCCCTTGTGGGAATATTGTCCGGACACGTTATGGAGATTGGATGAAGATGCAAGTAAAATGCTGTTCTGTTGA
- the LOC141617451 gene encoding transcription factor MYB48-like isoform X1, which yields MGKFWQEPLLFNLGFLVGLKRTGKSCRLRWVNYLHPGLKRGKMTPHEEKLVLELHSQWGNRWSRIAQRLPGRTDNEIKNYWRTHMRKQAQEKKREVSPSSSSSSSPSSYSSSNSTAVNSKRANETTGSFQSTEASDRSALQENIYKKGENKKDEELFSMDDIWKEITSEDEPIKPVYDGYSEGNSFQCPTMASPLWEYCPDTLWRLDEDASKMLFC from the exons ATGGGGAAATTTTGGCAGGAGCCTCTCTTGTTTAACCTAGGTTTTCTTGTAGGTTTGAAAAGAACAGGCAAAAGCTGCCGGTTACGATGGGTTAATTATCTGCATCCCGGGCTTAAAAGAGGAAAGATGACTCCACATGAAGAGAAGCTTGTTCTTGAACTTCATTCACAGTGGGGAAACAG ATGGTCACGGATTGCTCAAAGATTACCAGGAAGAACGGATAATGAGATCAAAAACTATTGGAGAACACATATGCGGAAGCAAGCCCAAGAGAAGAAACGAGAAGTATCTCcgtcctcctcatcatcatcatcgccaAGTTCCTATTCCTCGTCAAACAGTACAGCAGTGAATTCAAAAAGAGCTAATGAGACAACTGGTAGCTTTCAGAGCACAGAAGCTTCTGACAGATCAGCCCTGCaagaaaatatatataaaaaaggtGAGAATAAAAAGGATGAAGAATTATTCTCCATGGATGACATATGGAAAGAAATTACTTCAGAAGATGAACCAATTAAACCAGTATATGATGGGTACAGTGAAGGAAACAGTTTCCAATGTCCAACAATGGCTTCTCCCTTGTGGGAATATTGTCCGGACACGTTATGGAGATTGGATGAAGATGCAAGTAAAATGCTGTTCTGTTGA